In Parasteatoda tepidariorum isolate YZ-2023 chromosome 2, CAS_Ptep_4.0, whole genome shotgun sequence, one DNA window encodes the following:
- the LOC107456407 gene encoding small ribosomal subunit protein eS10B, with the protein MLMPKAHRIAIYEYLFKEGVLVARKDFNAPKHPDLENVPNLHVIKALQSLKSKGLVKEQFAWRHYYWYLTNEGIQYLRNVLNLPPEIVPATLKRQVRSETTRQRPRAPDAAPKTASDREGYRWAPGGPDKRGDVGLGTEPKLEFKGGFGRGRAPPQ; encoded by the exons ATGTTGATGCCAAAAGCTCATCGTATAGCAATCTACGAGTACCTTTTCAAAGAAGGCGTCTTAGTAGCCAGAAAAGACTTCAATGCCCCAAAACATCCTGATTTAGAAAATGTACCGAATCTTCATGTTATCAAGGCTTTACAATCATTGAAATCAAAAGGTCTTGTAAAAGAACAGTTCGCATGGCGACACTATTACTGGTATTTAACCAATGAGGGTATCCAATATCTCCGTAATGTTCTCAATTTACCTCCCGAAATTGTACCAGCAACTTTGAAGAGGCAAGTAAGGTCAGAAACAACCAGACAACGACCTAGAG ctcCAGATGCTGCTCCCAAAACTGCTAGTGACAGAGAAGGTTACAGATGGGCTCCAG GTGGTCCTGATAAACGAGGAGATGTTGGACTTGGTACCGAGCCCAAATTAGAATTT